The following coding sequences are from one Cervus canadensis isolate Bull #8, Minnesota chromosome 4, ASM1932006v1, whole genome shotgun sequence window:
- the LOC122439876 gene encoding oocyte-specific histone RNA stem-loop-binding protein 2-like isoform X2, whose translation MEHLQPGWQMLRQDRKKVCEESLSSRIEMMSVGVSTEPCHARWELETDATVLQRRQKQIDYGKRTPGYQCFLQQVPKAQRQPGLHPQTPNKNRRYSRRSWDAQIRKWRRALHSWDPPSQPLQVEGCGMDNLLEPTDSTPLDDWVQALEPSENQDED comes from the exons ATGGAACATTTGCAGCCAGGGTGGCAGATGTTGCGGCAAGACAG AAAGAAGGTGTGTGAAGAGTCCTTATCCTCCAGGATAGAGATGATGAGTGTGGGAGTCAGTACAGAGCCCTGCCATGCCAG GTGGGAGCTAGAGACAGATGCAACTGTCCTACAGCGGCGGCAAAAGCAGATAGATTATGGCAAGCGCACACCTGGTTACCAGTGCTTTCTGCAGCAGGTCCCCAA GGCACAGCGACAGCCAGGACTTCACCCTCAAACACCAAACAAGAACAGGAGGTACAGCCGTCGCTCCTGGGATGCCCAGATCAGGAAGTGGAGAAGAGCCCTACATTCCTGGGACCCTCCCAGCCAGCCTCTGCAGGTTGAGGG GTGTGGAATGGACAATCTCTTAGAGCCAACCGATTCCACCCCTTTGGATGACTGGGTCCAGGCCCTGGAACCCTCAGAGAATCAGGATGAAGACTAG
- the LOC122439876 gene encoding oocyte-specific histone RNA stem-loop-binding protein 2-like isoform X1, whose product MEHLQPGWQMLRQDRICFPRKKVCEESLSSRIEMMSVGVSTEPCHARWELETDATVLQRRQKQIDYGKRTPGYQCFLQQVPKAQRQPGLHPQTPNKNRRYSRRSWDAQIRKWRRALHSWDPPSQPLQVEGCGMDNLLEPTDSTPLDDWVQALEPSENQDED is encoded by the exons ATGGAACATTTGCAGCCAGGGTGGCAGATGTTGCGGCAAGACAG AATCTGCTTCCCCAGAAAGAAGGTGTGTGAAGAGTCCTTATCCTCCAGGATAGAGATGATGAGTGTGGGAGTCAGTACAGAGCCCTGCCATGCCAG GTGGGAGCTAGAGACAGATGCAACTGTCCTACAGCGGCGGCAAAAGCAGATAGATTATGGCAAGCGCACACCTGGTTACCAGTGCTTTCTGCAGCAGGTCCCCAA GGCACAGCGACAGCCAGGACTTCACCCTCAAACACCAAACAAGAACAGGAGGTACAGCCGTCGCTCCTGGGATGCCCAGATCAGGAAGTGGAGAAGAGCCCTACATTCCTGGGACCCTCCCAGCCAGCCTCTGCAGGTTGAGGG GTGTGGAATGGACAATCTCTTAGAGCCAACCGATTCCACCCCTTTGGATGACTGGGTCCAGGCCCTGGAACCCTCAGAGAATCAGGATGAAGACTAG